A portion of the Bacillus sp. es.034 genome contains these proteins:
- a CDS encoding iron ABC transporter permease, translated as MKIQKKLLLFIGTFLILILCIGISIVYGYTDTSWKTAIEAFSNPTGSTEHIVLQTIRLPRALIAAAVGASLAISGVLMQTLTNNPLASPGIFGINAGGAFMVVVAVTLFGITNLQSFTWLAFLGAAIAAVGVFIISSAGNKGLTPMKLTLAGAAITAMFSSFTQGLLVLNEAALEQVLFWLAGSVQGRSLSILSGVFPYIVAGWILALFIAGKMNILAMGEDVAKGLGLKTNLIKFLALMVVVLLAGGSVAVAGPIGFIGIVIPHVARKIIGVDHRWLIPFSGLLGAILLLAADIGARYIIMPQEVPVGVMTAIIGAPFFVYVARKGF; from the coding sequence ATGAAAATTCAAAAAAAGCTTCTTTTATTTATAGGTACATTCCTTATTCTTATCCTGTGCATCGGCATCAGTATTGTATACGGATACACGGATACATCTTGGAAAACGGCTATCGAGGCTTTTTCCAACCCTACTGGATCCACGGAGCATATCGTGCTTCAGACAATCCGGTTACCAAGGGCGCTGATTGCGGCGGCAGTCGGTGCATCCCTTGCGATTTCAGGGGTTTTGATGCAAACATTGACCAATAATCCTCTCGCATCTCCAGGGATTTTCGGAATCAATGCAGGGGGAGCTTTTATGGTCGTTGTAGCGGTTACGCTCTTTGGCATAACCAACCTGCAATCCTTTACGTGGCTCGCCTTTCTTGGTGCCGCCATTGCAGCGGTCGGCGTATTCATCATCAGTTCTGCAGGGAATAAAGGCTTGACGCCGATGAAGCTGACCCTTGCTGGAGCGGCGATCACCGCTATGTTTTCTTCCTTTACACAGGGATTGCTTGTCTTGAATGAAGCGGCACTGGAGCAGGTGTTGTTCTGGCTCGCGGGATCTGTCCAGGGAAGAAGTCTTTCCATATTGAGCGGGGTCTTTCCATATATTGTGGCTGGATGGATTCTTGCTCTCTTCATTGCCGGCAAGATGAATATCCTCGCCATGGGTGAAGATGTGGCGAAAGGGCTCGGCCTGAAAACAAACTTGATCAAGTTTCTTGCTTTGATGGTTGTCGTCCTCCTGGCGGGCGGTTCTGTCGCCGTTGCCGGTCCCATCGGTTTCATCGGGATTGTCATCCCCCATGTAGCAAGGAAGATCATCGGGGTGGACCACCGGTGGCTGATTCCTTTCTCTGGACTTCTCGGAGCGATCTTATTACTGGCTGCTGACATTGGGGCACGCTACATCATCATGCCCCAGGAAGTGCCCGTCGGTGTCATGACCGCCATCATCGGAGCACCATTCTTCGTGTATGTGGCAAGGAAGGGGTTTTAG
- a CDS encoding iron ABC transporter permease: MARFIGKRWLEDRVSMLVDLSALKKITILGLITFLVLIMSTGIGDLKIAPWKVISVFFGGGTSLEQLVVTSFRLPRILIALLAGMALAVSGGILQGMIRNPLASPDIIGITGGAGAAVVAFLTLFSNDDNTLMVSIKWLPVAAFTGATVIAFLVYFLAWRKGVSPVRLVLIGIGISALTQALTTLLMILGPIYRASQANIWITGTVNGSDWQDVWILLPWSLVFILLSFFITRQLNIQELGEEIATSVGGNVQRQRFFLLLMSTALVGGAVAFAGGIGFVGLMAPHMARRMVGSSFGALLPTAALIGGILVMVADLIGRTLFLPLEVPAGVFTAAIGAPYFIYLLFKTRNS, encoded by the coding sequence ATGGCTCGATTTATAGGAAAACGATGGCTCGAGGACCGTGTCTCGATGCTCGTCGATCTTTCTGCACTCAAAAAAATAACCATCCTGGGTTTGATTACATTTCTGGTACTGATCATGAGTACAGGAATAGGGGACTTGAAGATTGCCCCATGGAAGGTGATCAGTGTCTTCTTTGGAGGGGGGACAAGTTTGGAGCAGCTTGTCGTGACGTCCTTCCGCCTGCCGCGGATCCTCATTGCACTCCTTGCCGGGATGGCGTTAGCCGTTTCCGGGGGAATCCTTCAAGGAATGATACGCAACCCTCTTGCTTCACCGGATATCATCGGGATCACAGGAGGAGCCGGAGCGGCTGTCGTCGCCTTTCTGACCCTTTTCAGCAATGATGATAATACGTTGATGGTCAGCATTAAATGGCTGCCTGTTGCTGCATTCACCGGCGCGACAGTCATTGCCTTTCTCGTTTATTTTTTAGCCTGGCGAAAAGGGGTCTCACCTGTCAGACTCGTTCTGATCGGGATAGGTATTTCGGCTTTGACTCAAGCCTTGACCACATTACTTATGATACTCGGCCCGATCTACAGGGCCAGTCAGGCAAATATCTGGATCACGGGTACGGTGAACGGCTCTGACTGGCAGGATGTGTGGATCCTGCTTCCTTGGAGCCTGGTCTTTATCCTGTTAAGCTTCTTTATTACCCGTCAGCTGAATATACAGGAACTAGGCGAAGAAATCGCCACTAGTGTAGGAGGGAATGTTCAGCGTCAGCGGTTCTTTCTCCTTCTCATGTCAACGGCGTTAGTGGGGGGAGCAGTCGCATTTGCAGGTGGAATCGGCTTTGTAGGCTTGATGGCTCCCCATATGGCAAGGCGGATGGTCGGTTCTTCTTTTGGGGCGCTGCTTCCTACTGCAGCCCTGATCGGAGGGATCCTCGTCATGGTGGCAGACTTGATCGGCAGGACACTTTTCCTGCCCCTCGAAGTCCCAGCCGGTGTCTTTACGGCAGCGATCGGTGCACCGTATTTTATCTATCTATTATTTAAAACAAGAAATTCTTAA
- a CDS encoding ABC transporter ATP-binding protein has protein sequence MSDVLQTKDLTLSYGERTIIDELNIDIPQGEISVFIGGNGCGKSTLLRSIARLLKPKQGSVLLDGESISRLSTKEVARKMAILPQSPTAPEGLTVLQLVKQGRYPHQTWLKQWSQKDEELVQDALKATKMEELQHRKVDELSGGQRQRAWIALTLAQDTDIILLDEPTTYLDMTHQIEILDLLFELNEKEQRTIVMVLHDLNLACRYAHNIVAIRDKKIYAQGKPEEVISCELVKHVFDMDCQVSRDPLFGTPLCIPFGKGRCILKDAVETG, from the coding sequence ATGAGTGACGTACTACAAACGAAGGATTTGACTCTATCTTACGGGGAACGGACGATCATCGATGAATTGAATATTGATATTCCACAAGGGGAGATTTCGGTCTTCATCGGCGGGAACGGCTGCGGGAAATCCACGCTTCTCCGTTCCATCGCCCGCCTGCTTAAGCCGAAGCAGGGATCGGTCCTGTTGGATGGGGAGTCAATCTCACGTTTATCTACGAAGGAAGTCGCTCGTAAAATGGCCATTCTTCCTCAATCCCCAACGGCTCCAGAAGGGCTGACCGTCCTTCAGCTCGTCAAGCAGGGGCGCTACCCTCATCAAACCTGGCTCAAGCAATGGTCACAGAAGGATGAAGAGCTCGTCCAGGACGCGTTGAAAGCAACGAAGATGGAGGAGCTGCAGCACCGGAAAGTGGATGAACTATCAGGAGGGCAGAGGCAGCGCGCGTGGATCGCCCTGACACTTGCCCAGGATACAGACATCATCCTGTTGGATGAGCCAACCACATACCTTGATATGACCCACCAGATTGAAATCCTGGACTTATTATTCGAACTGAATGAGAAAGAGCAGCGCACCATCGTTATGGTTCTTCATGACCTGAACCTTGCCTGCAGATACGCCCATAATATCGTGGCGATCCGGGATAAAAAGATTTATGCTCAAGGAAAACCTGAAGAAGTGATCAGCTGTGAGCTTGTGAAGCATGTATTCGATATGGACTGTCAGGTATCCCGGGACCCGTTATTCGGCACGCCTTTATGCATCCCGTTCGGCAAAGGACGCTGCATCTTAAAAGACGCAGTGGAAACAGGATGA